Proteins from a single region of Pirellulales bacterium:
- a CDS encoding DHA2 family efflux MFS transporter permease subunit encodes MSSSAAALPTAVMPRTVNPWLVAAAVVVPTFMEVLDTTIANVALRYIAGGLSAAVIDSEWVITSYLAANAIILPISGWLAAHFGRRNYFLMSIAVFTISSGLCGMSTSLGELIFFRVLQGLAGGGLQPSTQGVLLDAFPPEKQGSAMTLFAVAGLLAPILGPSLGGYITDNYSWRWIFYINIPMGAIAFAASYYLLEDPDYLKQERAELRRRPFYFDTLGLVFLATTMICWEVVLSKGQQWDWFGDPFWRVQTLTFLMVGSLVALIYREMSIANPVVNFRPLAERNFAMASIIIFCAYGVLYAISTSLPGLLQSLFNYDATSSGFVMSPSGFFSVSLLPIVGFLLGRGVDARKLIIVGLLVMGAGCYWMSQMNLQISPFLVVWPRVVSIMGLSLIFAPINVAAYMYTRKELRGAAVGLFSLIRNEGGSVGTSMAQTIHERRDQFHALRVNETLDPYNPAVTSFTENAQAYFYQQTGDPVASQDMALEMLSNLREQQSSSLAYFDVFWLASVLALFLVVLVFFMKRSVAEKGAHLAAE; translated from the coding sequence ATGAGCAGTTCGGCCGCTGCACTTCCCACCGCCGTCATGCCGCGCACGGTCAACCCGTGGCTCGTGGCAGCGGCCGTGGTGGTGCCGACGTTCATGGAAGTGCTCGATACGACGATCGCTAACGTCGCGCTGCGGTACATCGCCGGCGGATTGTCGGCCGCGGTGATCGATAGCGAGTGGGTAATCACCAGCTACCTGGCGGCCAACGCGATCATCCTGCCTATCTCCGGTTGGCTGGCAGCGCATTTCGGCCGGCGCAACTATTTTCTCATGTCAATCGCGGTCTTCACGATCAGCTCGGGCTTGTGCGGCATGTCGACCAGCCTGGGTGAGTTGATCTTCTTCCGCGTCTTGCAGGGGCTGGCTGGTGGCGGACTGCAGCCGAGCACGCAGGGAGTGCTGCTTGATGCGTTTCCGCCCGAGAAACAGGGGTCGGCCATGACGCTGTTTGCCGTCGCCGGCTTGCTCGCGCCGATCCTCGGGCCGTCGCTGGGTGGCTACATCACCGACAATTACTCATGGCGCTGGATTTTCTATATCAACATACCGATGGGTGCGATCGCCTTTGCCGCGTCCTACTATCTGCTCGAAGACCCTGACTATCTCAAGCAAGAGCGCGCCGAGCTGCGCCGCCGTCCCTTTTACTTCGACACGCTGGGATTGGTATTCCTCGCCACCACGATGATCTGCTGGGAAGTCGTCTTGAGCAAAGGTCAGCAATGGGACTGGTTCGGCGATCCGTTCTGGCGCGTGCAGACGCTGACGTTCCTCATGGTCGGGTCACTCGTGGCGCTAATTTATCGCGAAATGAGCATTGCCAATCCGGTGGTCAATTTTCGCCCGCTGGCGGAACGCAACTTCGCCATGGCTTCGATCATCATCTTCTGCGCGTACGGAGTGTTGTACGCCATCAGCACGTCCCTACCCGGTCTGCTGCAATCGCTGTTCAACTACGATGCCACGAGCTCAGGATTCGTGATGTCGCCGTCGGGCTTTTTCTCGGTATCGCTGCTGCCGATCGTCGGGTTTCTGCTTGGCCGCGGCGTCGATGCGCGCAAGTTGATCATCGTCGGGTTGCTGGTCATGGGCGCTGGCTGCTACTGGATGTCGCAGATGAATCTGCAAATCAGCCCGTTCCTGGTAGTCTGGCCGCGTGTCGTGTCGATCATGGGGCTGTCGCTGATTTTTGCGCCGATTAACGTCGCCGCCTACATGTATACGCGGAAGGAGTTGCGCGGCGCGGCGGTCGGGCTGTTCAGCTTGATCCGCAACGAAGGAGGGAGCGTGGGCACGTCGATGGCGCAAACGATTCACGAACGCCGCGATCAGTTCCACGCCCTGCGCGTCAACGAAACGCTCGATCCCTACAATCCGGCGGTCACCTCCTTCACGGAAAACGCCCAGGCCTATTTTTATCAACAAACGGGTGACCCGGTCGCGTCGCAGGACATGGCGCTGGAGATGCTTTCCAACTTGCGCGAGCAACAGTCCTCGTCGCTGGCCTACTTCGACGTGTTCTGGCTGGCGTCGGTGCTGGCCCTGTTCCTGGTCGTGCTGGTCTTCTTCATGAAGCGCTCGGTCGCCGAAAAGGGCGCTCATCTGGCCGCCGAGTGA
- a CDS encoding HlyD family secretion protein has translation MAAQESKASLPAGGAAESAVQGHPADGAQAGGHPPDGHAATATHVPSAAKPAKSRRGLWMALGVVATIAACYFLVPITIRAMTTVSTDDAYVNGHVTSVAARVPGQVIEVLVDDNYRVRKGDVLVKLDREPYEIQLSLQQATLETAQADLVAAQDRVRGIVAQARSSRFRLEHAMEDVRNQQALLQSNVAQLKAEEANLALAERDFARGESLIGTGAISKQQFDQYKAAYDVAKNRVASAEQAAQQTRASLGLQANNQNPLQMPENLDQTFSTVRQALADVLVSAAPLGIVPTSYDLSPKQLIEEFYKRDPEGNLDRIYAKLIADAAPIKQATAKVHQAEADVAQAKLNLRYCDVLAEIDGVVTRRNVNPGNNVQAGQALMAIRSLTEIWVDANFKETQLARLRIGQPVDIKVDMYGSQHHFRGRISGFTMGTGSTLALLPPQNATGNFVKVVQRLPVRIDLEDYNPDEHTLFVGLSVVPYVHYREAPTGPNAGQRLQEVIPEAAREAAAAQQAPSAMPSAPSKPSTTTQPQAAPQSRPAQ, from the coding sequence ATGGCAGCACAAGAATCCAAGGCTTCGCTCCCCGCCGGCGGCGCGGCCGAATCGGCCGTGCAAGGCCATCCGGCCGACGGGGCTCAGGCAGGAGGGCATCCACCGGACGGGCATGCTGCCACGGCGACGCACGTGCCAAGCGCGGCGAAGCCCGCCAAATCGCGCCGTGGTTTGTGGATGGCGCTGGGGGTGGTGGCCACGATTGCCGCGTGCTATTTCCTGGTTCCGATCACGATCCGCGCGATGACGACCGTCTCGACCGACGACGCGTACGTCAACGGCCACGTAACGTCGGTCGCCGCCCGCGTTCCCGGCCAGGTCATCGAAGTGTTGGTCGACGACAACTATCGCGTCCGCAAAGGGGACGTGCTGGTGAAGCTCGATCGCGAGCCGTACGAGATTCAACTTTCTCTTCAGCAAGCCACGTTGGAAACGGCACAGGCCGATCTCGTGGCCGCGCAAGATCGAGTTCGCGGTATCGTGGCGCAGGCTCGCAGTTCTCGCTTCCGCCTGGAGCACGCCATGGAAGACGTGCGCAACCAACAGGCCCTGCTGCAATCGAACGTCGCGCAATTGAAAGCCGAGGAGGCCAATCTGGCGCTGGCCGAGCGGGACTTCGCTCGCGGCGAATCGCTGATCGGTACCGGCGCCATCAGCAAGCAACAATTCGATCAGTACAAGGCGGCCTACGACGTCGCCAAAAACCGCGTGGCCAGCGCCGAACAGGCCGCGCAGCAGACGCGTGCCAGCCTGGGCCTACAGGCGAACAATCAGAATCCTCTGCAGATGCCCGAGAATCTTGATCAGACGTTCTCCACGGTGCGGCAGGCGTTGGCCGACGTCCTAGTGAGCGCTGCACCGCTTGGCATCGTGCCTACGTCGTACGACCTCTCTCCTAAGCAACTGATCGAAGAGTTTTACAAGCGCGATCCCGAAGGAAACCTCGATCGTATCTATGCGAAGCTTATTGCCGACGCGGCACCAATCAAACAGGCCACGGCCAAAGTGCACCAGGCCGAAGCCGACGTGGCTCAGGCCAAGCTCAATCTGCGCTATTGCGACGTGCTGGCCGAGATCGACGGTGTCGTCACCCGCCGCAACGTCAATCCGGGCAATAACGTGCAGGCGGGCCAGGCCCTGATGGCCATTCGCTCGCTGACGGAAATATGGGTCGACGCCAATTTCAAGGAAACCCAGCTCGCGCGGCTGCGCATCGGACAGCCGGTCGACATCAAGGTCGACATGTACGGCAGCCAGCACCATTTCCGAGGGCGCATTTCCGGTTTCACGATGGGCACCGGCTCGACCCTGGCCCTGCTGCCACCGCAGAACGCGACGGGCAATTTCGTGAAAGTCGTGCAGCGTCTGCCCGTGCGTATCGATCTGGAAGACTACAATCCCGACGAGCACACGCTCTTCGTCGGGCTGTCGGTGGTGCCCTACGTCCATTATCGCGAAGCGCCGACCGGCCCGAACGCGGGGCAGCGATTGCAAGAGGTTATTCCCGAGGCGGCGCGCGAAGCGGCAGCCGCGCAGCAAGCTCCGTCGGCCATGCCATCCGCGCCAAGCAAACCGTCAACGACGACCCAGCCGCAAGCAGCACCGCAATCGCGCCCGGCCCAGTGA
- a CDS encoding ABC transporter permease, translating to MSATVTGPAAWLRRVAALVRKEMLQIRRDPSSYLIAGLLPLLLLFIFGYGITLDLRRVPVAVVIEQATPDTSSLLASFHNSPYFNVIAAHDRRQVEDELVAGRLKGVIVLAADFTERVGRGESAPVQVLVDGSDPNTAGLVLNYVEGVWSNWLVQETYARSGMVSGRALPGLVTIQPRYWFNPDIRSQNFLIPGSIAIIMTLIGTLLTALVVAREWERGTIEALMSTPVGRAEFLIGKLLPYFLLGMGAMGLSVTAAVYVFSVPFRGSILALVIVATAFLSAMLPLGLLISTLTRNQFAASQAALIAGFLPAFELSGFIFEIDAMPWPIRWSTYLLPPRYFVASLQTMFLAGDVMSVLVPNTLALLAMGGVLLILLLRSTRMRLE from the coding sequence ATGAGCGCCACGGTCACCGGCCCTGCGGCCTGGCTCCGCCGCGTCGCGGCGCTCGTGCGCAAGGAGATGCTGCAAATCCGCCGCGATCCCAGCAGTTACTTGATCGCGGGATTGTTGCCGCTGTTGTTGCTATTCATTTTCGGTTACGGCATCACGCTCGATCTGCGCCGCGTGCCGGTGGCGGTGGTTATCGAGCAAGCGACGCCGGATACGTCGAGCCTGCTGGCCTCGTTTCACAATTCCCCTTATTTCAATGTGATTGCGGCGCATGACCGCCGACAGGTCGAAGACGAGCTTGTCGCCGGTCGGCTAAAAGGCGTAATCGTGCTGGCGGCCGATTTTACCGAGCGCGTGGGGCGCGGCGAATCGGCGCCCGTGCAGGTGCTGGTCGACGGTAGTGATCCCAACACGGCCGGCCTGGTGCTGAATTACGTCGAAGGCGTGTGGAGCAACTGGCTGGTGCAAGAGACCTACGCCCGCAGCGGAATGGTGTCGGGCCGGGCGCTGCCGGGCCTGGTGACGATCCAACCGCGTTACTGGTTCAACCCCGACATTCGCAGCCAGAACTTTCTCATCCCGGGCTCGATCGCCATCATCATGACGTTGATCGGCACGCTGCTGACGGCGCTTGTCGTGGCGCGCGAATGGGAGCGCGGCACCATCGAGGCGCTGATGTCCACGCCCGTGGGCCGCGCCGAGTTTCTCATCGGCAAGCTGCTCCCGTACTTTCTATTGGGCATGGGGGCGATGGGTCTGTCGGTGACGGCGGCCGTATACGTGTTCAGCGTGCCGTTCCGCGGCTCGATTTTGGCCCTGGTGATTGTCGCGACGGCGTTTCTCTCGGCCATGCTGCCATTGGGATTGTTGATTTCGACGTTGACGCGCAACCAGTTCGCCGCAAGCCAGGCCGCGCTCATCGCGGGATTCTTGCCCGCCTTCGAATTGTCGGGCTTTATCTTCGAGATCGACGCCATGCCGTGGCCGATACGATGGTCGACGTACCTGCTGCCACCTCGGTATTTCGTGGCCAGTCTGCAGACAATGTTTCTGGCCGGCGATGTGATGTCGGTACTGGTGCCCAACACGCTCGCCCTGCTGGCGATGGGAGGCGTGTTGCTCATACTGCTGTTGCGCTCCACCCGGATGCGACTGGAGTAG
- a CDS encoding lactate racemase domain-containing protein, translating to MRLEIPFGDDLLPVELPVRAQVISGGPQASLPPVDDLAATVRSALDRPLGMPRVEELVRPGARVTIAFDDPTVMSFGPVRRVAIEELLRRLATAGVPRQNVTLICANALHRKYRASELADLLGQDLVDEFGPRLFSHDAEDQENLVYLGKTPGGYDVEISRYCLDADLTIYLNAAHNRGFSGGWKSVCVGLSTYRSIRHHHTPDGMSMSLSHNRMHAMLDEMGALLEARLDQRIFKIDTILANPFQVARLFAGTVDDTRRATLDVLRTLYSDRRDLSAQKFDVILYGVPNWSPYAIYSSMNPILTLISSGLGYMGGAVAALGKPGCTVIMATPCPDMWDQVHHASYPAIWRDVLPQTRDPYAIERDFAERYAHDEPLIKKYRDEFAFHPVHAILACYPLKRLAHIGQVFVAGAESPDVPRHLGFTPAKSVDEALALAAGHHGADFSLACLDQMPSPTKVPM from the coding sequence ATGCGGCTGGAAATCCCTTTCGGCGATGACCTACTTCCCGTAGAGCTGCCGGTTCGAGCGCAGGTCATTTCCGGTGGCCCCCAAGCGTCGCTTCCGCCGGTCGACGATCTTGCCGCCACGGTACGCTCGGCCCTCGATCGGCCGCTCGGCATGCCACGCGTCGAGGAACTCGTACGGCCCGGTGCACGGGTCACGATCGCCTTCGATGATCCGACGGTCATGTCCTTTGGCCCGGTCCGCCGCGTGGCCATCGAGGAGCTGTTACGTCGATTGGCCACGGCAGGTGTCCCTCGGCAGAACGTGACCCTGATCTGTGCCAATGCGCTACACCGCAAATACCGTGCAAGCGAGCTGGCCGATCTCTTGGGGCAGGACCTGGTCGATGAATTCGGCCCGCGGCTCTTTTCGCACGACGCCGAGGACCAAGAAAACCTGGTCTATCTCGGCAAGACGCCCGGCGGCTACGACGTCGAAATCAGTCGCTATTGTTTGGACGCCGATCTGACGATCTACCTCAACGCCGCCCACAATCGCGGCTTCTCGGGCGGGTGGAAAAGCGTGTGCGTCGGGCTGTCGACCTACCGGTCGATCCGCCATCACCACACGCCCGACGGCATGTCGATGTCGCTCTCGCACAATCGCATGCACGCGATGCTCGACGAGATGGGCGCGTTGCTCGAGGCGCGGCTCGACCAGCGGATCTTCAAGATTGATACGATCCTGGCCAACCCGTTTCAGGTCGCGCGGCTGTTCGCCGGCACGGTCGACGACACGCGGCGCGCCACGCTCGACGTGCTGCGCACGCTATATTCCGACCGGCGCGATCTAAGCGCGCAAAAGTTCGACGTCATCCTGTACGGCGTCCCGAACTGGAGCCCGTACGCGATCTATTCGTCGATGAACCCCATTCTGACTTTGATCTCGTCCGGGCTGGGATACATGGGCGGAGCGGTGGCAGCGCTGGGCAAGCCCGGCTGCACGGTGATCATGGCTACTCCTTGCCCCGATATGTGGGACCAGGTGCATCACGCGTCGTACCCGGCAATCTGGAGGGACGTGCTTCCACAGACGCGCGACCCCTATGCGATCGAGCGCGATTTCGCCGAACGCTACGCGCACGACGAACCGCTCATCAAGAAATATCGCGACGAGTTCGCGTTTCACCCGGTACACGCCATCCTGGCCTGCTACCCGCTCAAGCGGCTGGCACACATCGGTCAGGTGTTCGTCGCCGGGGCCGAATCTCCCGACGTGCCACGGCACCTGGGCTTCACGCCCGCCAAGTCGGTCGACGAAGCCTTGGCCCTGGCGGCCGGGCACCATGGTGCCGATTTCAGCCTGGCCTGCCTCGACCAGATGCCGTCGCCCACGAAGGTGCCGATGTAA
- a CDS encoding DUF1559 domain-containing protein, whose amino-acid sequence MSRSSCARRGFTLVELLVVIAIIGGLVAILLPAVQAAREAARRSSCTNNLKQVGLALLQYADLYGGFPPSSTSQIDFGVWSPNPASYHLHSWASLIFPLLEQANLQNQINYNVSALAAANYAVAGQQIPIYRCPSFTGNEFSQAEVYANLSPNFATRNYAALGATTIGNLWQQPDGVIYPRASTRYVDVTDGLSNTLVVVETCEPDIAVWIDGGTAAVAVHPYDESNSPSYALPQIALNYQPYFGGNGQGIDAQFGPSSMHPRGAVHLVGDGSARFISDSINAATYDGLVTRAGGEVVDASRF is encoded by the coding sequence ATGAGCCGATCCTCTTGCGCGCGCCGCGGGTTCACGCTCGTTGAGTTGCTGGTCGTCATCGCGATCATTGGCGGGCTGGTGGCGATTCTCTTGCCGGCCGTGCAAGCAGCCCGCGAGGCGGCGCGCCGCTCCTCCTGCACGAATAATCTCAAGCAAGTTGGCCTCGCGCTTTTGCAGTACGCCGATCTGTACGGTGGATTCCCGCCGAGCAGCACCAGCCAGATCGACTTCGGCGTTTGGAGCCCCAACCCAGCCAGTTATCACTTGCACAGTTGGGCCAGCCTGATCTTTCCCCTGCTGGAACAGGCGAACCTGCAGAACCAGATCAACTACAATGTGTCGGCACTCGCCGCTGCCAACTACGCCGTGGCCGGGCAGCAGATCCCGATCTATCGTTGTCCTTCGTTTACCGGCAACGAATTCAGCCAGGCCGAGGTCTACGCCAATCTGTCGCCGAACTTTGCCACGCGCAATTACGCGGCGCTCGGGGCCACGACGATCGGAAACCTGTGGCAACAGCCAGACGGTGTAATCTATCCTCGCGCGAGCACGCGTTACGTCGACGTGACCGATGGGCTGTCAAACACGCTCGTCGTGGTCGAAACGTGCGAGCCGGACATCGCCGTATGGATCGATGGCGGCACGGCGGCCGTGGCGGTGCATCCGTACGACGAGTCGAACTCGCCGAGCTACGCGCTGCCGCAAATCGCGCTCAATTACCAGCCGTACTTCGGCGGCAATGGGCAAGGCATCGACGCACAGTTTGGGCCGTCGAGCATGCACCCGCGGGGCGCCGTGCATCTGGTCGGCGACGGCTCGGCGCGTTTCATCAGCGATTCGATCAACGCGGCCACCTACGATGGCCTGGTGACGCGCGCCGGCGGCGAGGTGGTGGACGCGTCGCGCTTCTAA
- a CDS encoding ABC transporter permease: protein MWQRIRSLIVKEFLAVWRDPKSRMILIVPPLVELLVFSFAATQEVKDVRIAVLNRDQGTSSRDLVALFTGSPNFSEVDFLTDESQIAPAIDSRSALVVLYIQPDFSREVASGRPAQIQLLLDGRRSNAAQIVEGYANAIVTGFNQQLLTASQAAPPSTVVVGRLWFNPNQTVTWNTVPSLVAILTTLMGLLVTALSVARERELGTFEQLLVSPLGPLEIIIGKTVPALILGIAQATGMIAVGVTLFRVPFEGSLLLLYGSMVVYLFAVIGVGLFVSSLAKTQQQAILGAFVFMVPAMCLSGFASPIENMPDWLQYATLANPIRYYIVIVKGIFLKNAPLSVVVANLWPMAVIAGITLSSAAWLFRHRME, encoded by the coding sequence ATGTGGCAGCGCATCCGTTCATTGATCGTCAAGGAATTTCTCGCCGTATGGCGCGATCCGAAGAGCCGCATGATCCTGATCGTGCCGCCGCTGGTCGAACTGCTGGTCTTTTCGTTCGCGGCCACTCAGGAAGTGAAGGATGTACGAATCGCGGTTCTCAATCGCGACCAGGGGACCAGCTCGCGCGATTTAGTCGCGCTCTTTACCGGCTCGCCGAATTTCTCCGAGGTGGATTTCCTTACCGACGAGAGCCAGATCGCGCCGGCGATCGATTCGCGCAGCGCGCTCGTGGTCCTGTATATTCAGCCCGACTTCTCGCGCGAGGTGGCGTCGGGCCGACCGGCGCAGATTCAGTTGTTGCTCGACGGCCGTCGTTCGAACGCGGCGCAGATCGTCGAGGGTTATGCCAACGCCATCGTGACCGGCTTCAATCAGCAACTGCTCACCGCCAGCCAGGCGGCGCCTCCCTCGACGGTCGTTGTCGGCCGTTTGTGGTTCAATCCCAATCAGACCGTCACCTGGAACACGGTTCCCAGCCTGGTGGCCATTCTGACCACGCTCATGGGCTTGCTGGTCACGGCGCTGTCGGTGGCGCGAGAGCGCGAATTGGGCACCTTCGAGCAACTGCTCGTGTCGCCGCTCGGACCACTCGAGATCATTATCGGCAAGACCGTGCCGGCCCTGATCTTGGGGATCGCGCAGGCGACGGGCATGATCGCGGTCGGGGTCACGCTGTTTCGCGTTCCCTTCGAAGGATCTCTGTTGCTGTTGTACGGTAGCATGGTCGTTTACCTGTTTGCCGTGATCGGCGTGGGGTTGTTCGTTTCCAGCCTGGCCAAGACGCAGCAGCAGGCCATCCTGGGGGCGTTTGTGTTCATGGTCCCAGCGATGTGTCTATCGGGTTTTGCCAGCCCGATCGAGAACATGCCCGACTGGCTGCAATACGCCACGCTGGCCAATCCGATCCGGTATTACATCGTGATCGTAAAGGGGATTTTTCTGAAAAACGCCCCACTCTCGGTCGTGGTGGCCAACCTGTGGCCAATGGCCGTGATCGCGGGGATCACGTTATCGAGCGCGGCGTGGTTATTCCGCCATCGCATGGAGTAA
- a CDS encoding efflux transporter outer membrane subunit encodes MAPQSIPSSQSAARRASHAQPHRRARLVAALLLVIAGATCGCTSLRQWWRNGAKVGPNYARPPAPVAPAWVDSADPRVISAPAADCSWWTVFNDPTLNGLVEQARAQNLDLRAAGTRILEARAQRGIAVGNLFPQKQTANGTYFHGQITDNLGIPLPTSASLWATGFNASWELDFWGRYRRQIESSTADVDAAIEGYGDSLVMLLSQVASSYVQLRTFEQRLDFARRNVEIQRGSTQLAEQRFKNGAATELDVRQARTNLAQTEALIPPLVAGRRQAANQLCVLMGMPVTDLAASFDRAPIPRAPAEVALGIPADLVRRRPDVRRAEREVAAQSAQIGIAEADLYPRLAVNGFIGYVANDFRTLFRTDSFTAFVLPSLQWNILNYGRIANNIITQDVRLQREALEYQQAVLNAGREVEDALVGFLQSQQQAEALRQSVFEAGRAVDLVLLQYQGGVTDFNRVFNAQSTLVTQQDQLAQTQGDIALRLIDVYRSLGGGWRYFMDGQMPLPAARGAAAGEGPAAGNQPPVGPPAEEVPAAPAEPGPVINGPVPADGKKQP; translated from the coding sequence ATGGCTCCGCAGAGTATTCCCTCGAGTCAGTCTGCCGCGCGCCGTGCGTCTCATGCACAGCCGCACCGCCGCGCGCGCCTCGTTGCGGCACTGCTGCTGGTGATCGCCGGCGCCACTTGCGGGTGCACGTCGCTACGGCAATGGTGGCGCAACGGCGCGAAGGTGGGGCCCAACTACGCGCGCCCACCGGCACCCGTGGCCCCCGCCTGGGTCGATAGTGCCGATCCGCGCGTGATTAGCGCGCCGGCCGCCGATTGCTCGTGGTGGACGGTCTTCAACGATCCCACGCTCAACGGCCTCGTCGAACAGGCCCGCGCCCAGAACCTCGATCTGCGCGCCGCCGGCACGCGCATCCTCGAAGCGCGGGCCCAGCGCGGCATCGCCGTCGGCAACTTGTTCCCGCAAAAGCAAACCGCCAACGGCACCTACTTCCACGGGCAGATCACCGATAACCTCGGCATTCCGCTGCCGACCAGTGCGAGCCTGTGGGCCACCGGGTTCAACGCTTCTTGGGAACTCGATTTCTGGGGCCGGTACCGCCGCCAGATCGAGAGTTCGACGGCCGATGTCGACGCGGCCATCGAAGGCTATGGCGACTCGCTGGTCATGCTCTTGTCGCAAGTCGCGTCGAGTTACGTGCAATTGCGCACGTTCGAGCAGCGGCTCGATTTTGCCCGCCGCAATGTCGAGATTCAGCGCGGCTCGACGCAGTTGGCCGAGCAGCGATTCAAAAATGGCGCCGCCACCGAGTTGGACGTTCGCCAGGCGCGTACCAACCTGGCCCAGACCGAAGCGCTGATCCCGCCCCTGGTCGCTGGCCGCCGCCAGGCCGCCAACCAGTTGTGCGTGCTGATGGGCATGCCAGTGACAGACCTGGCTGCTTCGTTCGATCGGGCGCCGATCCCCCGCGCCCCGGCCGAAGTGGCCCTGGGCATTCCGGCCGACCTGGTGCGCCGCCGCCCGGACGTGCGCCGCGCCGAGCGCGAAGTCGCCGCGCAAAGCGCGCAGATCGGCATCGCCGAGGCCGATCTGTATCCGCGTTTGGCAGTAAACGGGTTCATAGGCTACGTGGCCAATGATTTCCGCACATTGTTCCGGACGGATAGCTTTACGGCGTTCGTTCTACCGAGCCTGCAGTGGAACATCCTCAACTACGGTCGCATCGCCAATAACATCATCACGCAAGATGTTCGGCTGCAGCGCGAGGCCTTGGAATATCAACAGGCCGTGCTAAACGCCGGCCGCGAAGTCGAAGATGCGCTGGTGGGCTTCCTGCAATCGCAGCAACAGGCGGAGGCTTTGCGGCAGAGTGTTTTCGAGGCGGGCCGGGCCGTCGATCTTGTTTTGCTGCAATACCAGGGAGGCGTCACCGATTTCAATCGCGTGTTCAACGCGCAGTCGACGCTTGTCACGCAGCAAGATCAGTTGGCCCAAACGCAAGGCGACATCGCGCTGCGGTTGATCGACGTTTATCGCTCGCTCGGCGGCGGCTGGCGCTACTTCATGGACGGTCAGATGCCGCTACCGGCCGCGCGGGGCGCTGCCGCGGGCGAGGGGCCCGCCGCGGGCAATCAACCGCCCGTAGGGCCGCCAGCCGAAGAAGTGCCTGCGGCACCGGCTGAACCCGGCCCCGTCATCAACGGTCCGGTGCCGGCGGACGGCAAGAAGCAGCCATAG